Within Cellulophaga sp. L1A9, the genomic segment CATTTTTAAGCTTTAAAGAGATCTTCTTATTTGTACTGATCACATCATCTTTATAAAAAAAGATGTAATTACTAGTACTCTGAATTTCACTAAAAAATTGCTCAACAGAAAGATTATTAAGTTCTACATCCATCTTACTTTGCCCCATAGCCAAATTGGCATAAGCACTTGAAAGACCGATAGTAATAAACAATAAAAATATTCTCATAAGCGTAAGGATTCCTAAACTTAAATTTTTTTTCATATTTTTGGTATTGGTTAATTAATGTCACTTTTTTTTAAGTGATTTTGATTTAAAATACCCAGAAGATGTTGGACGCATCTTCTGGTCTTTTTTACTAATTCAAATAACTACTAGTTTTCATTCATATACTGACTGTATGTTTAGTTAATAATTATTTTATCTTCTTTAAAAGTGTAATTCATATCTGTGCTAGCTTTAATATTTATTAATACACTCTCTATATCTTCGTTTAAATCTAGATACCCAGAAAAACTTTCAGTACTTAAACGTTCATCTTCTATAATAATGTTCTTATTATAATACCTAGATACTCTCTTTATAATATGCTTTAAATCGTTTTTCTTAAATACAAATACACCATCTTTCCAAGAGAAATAATTATCAACATTTACCTTCTCTGAAAATATACTTTTATTGATTTTATCGTAACTAGCCTTTGTCCCTGGAGTTATTTTCATTTTATCCATGTGGCTAGAAGAAGAAGAAGAATCGTTTTTGTAACTAATTTGGACACTACCACTTTTTAAAACTGTATTTATTGTGTTTTCATCTTCATAACATGTTACACCAAACACAGTCCCTAAAACCTCTATTTCCTGATCTTGAGACATCACTATGAATGGTTGATTCTTGTTATGTGCGACATCAAAAATTGCTTCGCCTTCTAAATAAACCTCTCTTCTATCGCCATTGAAAACAGCAGGATATATCATTTTAGAACCTGAGTTTAACCAAACTATACTGCCGTCCGATAAATTTATTTTTGACCGCTCTCCGTAAGGAACTAATAGTGTATTATAAACAGTTTTATTGTTTTTAGAAGTCTCCTGATTAACTTCTTTTGCGTTTCCTAAGCTTATTTTCTCGCCTGTTTTTGAATAATTAATTGTTTCCGTGTCTTTATCAATATTCAAATTTTCACCTCCACCCAATATCAAGACCACTTTATCAGATCCATTGACATTTACATTTTTAGAAGACGCTACAAAATCTGAAATTGAAACTTCTGGAGTTCTATTATTGTACCAAAAAAATCCTGAAATAAGAAGTCCTGCAGAAAAGGCAATGGCCAAACTTTTTCCAAAAACCTTTCTTGTTTTTGAGATTTTATTTATTGAAGTAAATATGTTTTTTTTCAACAACTCTTTCTCTACTTCAGATAATTGATTATTATATTTTGATTTAATTTCTTTCATGTCTTTACTTAGATTCAATAATCTTAAATTTCAAGTTTTTATTAAATTGACTAATTGAATTGAATGCTATTACTAATAAGTAGTTTCTTTATTTTTTATAGACAGTATTAACTCAGTTTTATTTGAATTAATAAAATTTTAATTTCCGTAGTGTTTTAATAGCACGATATATTGATGTTCTCGCCGTTTGTACAGATATATCCATAATCGTTGAAATTTCATCGTAAGATTTTTCCTGATCAAATCTTAAAAAAAGTATTTTTTGCTGCTTTTTAGTCAGCGTACTAAGAGCCTTGGCTAACTTTGCATTCCGCTCCCTCGTATTTTCTTGATTGATAATAGATTTCTCACAAGAATTAGTGTGGTTTGTATTGGTGAAATCTGGTTTAAATTGAAAATCATCTAATGATACAGAGATGTTCTTTGACCTATATTTTTTATTAATTTTCCGCTTTAAAGATCTAAACAAATAATATTTTACATTATCCGTCATCGATAAATTGTTTCTATACTTATACAGGTCTACAAACAAATCATGAATACAATCTGAGACATAGCTTTTATCTTTAGAATGATACATCCCATAAGTAAAAAGAATATTGATGTATATGTCATATAATTCGCCCAAAGCAAGCTTATCGCCATCTACCAATCGTTTCCAGATTAAAAGCTCCCCATTTTTATCAACAAAAAATTCTGTACCACTAAATTCTGGTTGTTGATCAAATACTTTTTCATCTGTATCTAAATTTTTTTCTGTAGCTAAAGCCAATGCTAACTCACCATATTCCTGCATGATATTCAAATTTAATATTATGTTCTGCTTATGCCTTCATACTAAATAAGTAATATATAGTCCCGCCATAGACACTAATATTGATTTTTTAAGAAAAAAAACAAAATAACAAGTTATTATCACATATTTTATCGATATGATACCTATACTTCAATAATTCTAACAATATGATACACATAATACAAAATTATTTTATTTAAAGTACTGATTTTTGAACTGTAAATTGCTTAGTAGCACCAATGAAGTTTGTAAACGTTGGCGGGGCTTATTGAGGATTTAATCCTTTAAAAAGGAGTATAAGCTTCATAGTACAAAGATGGGAGTGGAAATAAAAAAAGCCTCTCGATTTCTCGAAAGGCTTAACAAACTGTAAAAGTGGTCCCACCTGGGCTCGAACCAGGGACCACCTGATTATGAGTCAGGTGCTCTAACCAACTGAGCTATAGGACCGGCAATTTGCGGATGCAATATTACCATTTATTTTTATACGTTGCAAGCATTCTCTTTTACAAAAATGCAACAAACCCCTATTTTATTTCTAATAGTACTGATACACAAAAAATTAGACCTCCTCTGGAGCCTCTTGACAAAGTTCAATTAATACGCCATTTGTGGTTTTAGGATGTACAAAGGCCACTAATTTATTATCTGCTCCTCTTTTTGGAACTTCATTTAAAATAGTGAAACCTTCTGCTTTTAAACGCGCTATTTCTGCTACTATATCATCTACGGCAAAGGCTATATGATGTACGCCCTCTCCTTTTTTTGCTAAAAACTTAGCAATAGGTCCGTCTATATTGGTTGATTCTAAAAGTTCTATTTTATTAGGCCCGTTCTTGAAAAATGATGTTTTTACCCCTTCCGATTGTACTTCTTCTTCTTTATAAGGCGCCGCCCCCAAAAGCTTCTCGAACAAGTCATTAGAGGTTTCTAAGTTGTTAACAGCAATACCAATATGCTCAATTTTTTTCATTTTTTCTACTATATAGTACTAATGCACTAAAATACGCAATAATCTGCGTATTTTTGTCCCATGGAAACACAGAGACAAAAAAAAATAGGTGGCGTCATACAGAAAGATATCGCTGATGTCTTACAAAGAGCCGCAACAGATGGTGGACTTAGAGGGACTTTAATTTCCGTTTCAAAAGTTCTTGTTACTACAGATCTTTCTATTGCAAAAGTATACGTAAGTATTTTTCCAACAAAAGATGCTGAGGAGTTATTAAAAGGCATGAAGTCTAATCAGCCATTAATTAAACATGAACTAGCGCAGCGTACAAAAAATCAATTGCGTCGTATGCCTGAACTTATGTTCTTTTTAGACGATTCGTTGGAATATATAGACGGAATAGAAAAATCATTAAAAGGAAAGGATAATCCAATTGACAATCCTGATTTATTAGAAAAAAGAAAAAAAGCATAGTCATTGAATTTTCCGCTGTACATCGCCAAGCGATACGTAAGGTCAAAAAGTAAACAAAGTGCCGTTAATATCATCAACTTGGTTACTTTTTGCGTTATTGTCATTGGCTCTGCAGCATTATTTATTGTCCTATCCGGATTTTCTGGATTAAAAACGTATAGTCTTTCCTATACCAATTCTTTTGACCCCGATTTAAAAGCGCTACCTGCCACAGGTAAATTTTTTAATATCACTCCAGAACAAGAGCAAAAGCTACAAGCGCTTAATGGCATAACTGCATACGCTAAAGAACTAGAAGACAGAGTGTATCTTACCCATAAACAAAAAGACCATATTGCCTATATTAAAGGTGTCGACCAAAATTATACTAAGGTAACTGGCATAGACAGTACCTTATATGTTGGAAATTGGTTTAATGAACAGCAAGTGGTTGCCGGTATTGGTATTGCAAATCTTTTAAGCTTATCCATTAACAACTACCGTAGTCCTTTAGAAATTTTAGTTCCTAGAGCAGGAACACAATCCTTGACACAACAAGGGCCTAATGCAAAATTTTTTAATACAATTCCGGTAGTGATTAGCGGAGTTTATGCTGTTGAAGCAGACCTTGATAGTAAATATATATTTGCTAATCTTGCCCAAGTACAAGCATTATTGGAAAAAGAGAGCACTCAAATTTCTGGAGTAAACTTTAAATACACGAATCCTGATACTGCCGAAACTACCAGAAAAGAGATTCAGGCTATTTTAGGAAAAAATGTTATTTTAAAAAACAGAAAAGAACTCAACAGCACCCTTTACCGTATGCTGAATACGGAAAACATGGCTACCTATTTAATCTTTACCCTTGTATTAATTATTGCTTTGTTTAATGTAGTTGGTGCATTTATTATGATGATCCTAGACCAACAAGGAAATTCTAAGACACTATACAGTTTGGGAACTAGTATTCGTGAATTAAGGAGAATCTACTTTATTCAAGGGGTAATTGTTACCTTTTCAGGCGGACTTATAGGCGTAGTATTAGGATCGCTATTAATCTGGTCACAACTCCTTTTTGAGTGGTTAAAAATTAGTGG encodes:
- the mce gene encoding methylmalonyl-CoA epimerase; amino-acid sequence: MKKIEHIGIAVNNLETSNDLFEKLLGAAPYKEEEVQSEGVKTSFFKNGPNKIELLESTNIDGPIAKFLAKKGEGVHHIAFAVDDIVAEIARLKAEGFTILNEVPKRGADNKLVAFVHPKTTNGVLIELCQEAPEEV
- a CDS encoding RNA polymerase sigma factor, whose product is MQEYGELALALATEKNLDTDEKVFDQQPEFSGTEFFVDKNGELLIWKRLVDGDKLALGELYDIYINILFTYGMYHSKDKSYVSDCIHDLFVDLYKYRNNLSMTDNVKYYLFRSLKRKINKKYRSKNISVSLDDFQFKPDFTNTNHTNSCEKSIINQENTRERNAKLAKALSTLTKKQQKILFLRFDQEKSYDEISTIMDISVQTARTSIYRAIKTLRKLKFY
- a CDS encoding FecR family protein; protein product: MKEIKSKYNNQLSEVEKELLKKNIFTSINKISKTRKVFGKSLAIAFSAGLLISGFFWYNNRTPEVSISDFVASSKNVNVNGSDKVVLILGGGENLNIDKDTETINYSKTGEKISLGNAKEVNQETSKNNKTVYNTLLVPYGERSKINLSDGSIVWLNSGSKMIYPAVFNGDRREVYLEGEAIFDVAHNKNQPFIVMSQDQEIEVLGTVFGVTCYEDENTINTVLKSGSVQISYKNDSSSSSSHMDKMKITPGTKASYDKINKSIFSEKVNVDNYFSWKDGVFVFKKNDLKHIIKRVSRYYNKNIIIEDERLSTESFSGYLDLNEDIESVLINIKASTDMNYTFKEDKIIIN
- the rbfA gene encoding 30S ribosome-binding factor RbfA; translation: METQRQKKIGGVIQKDIADVLQRAATDGGLRGTLISVSKVLVTTDLSIAKVYVSIFPTKDAEELLKGMKSNQPLIKHELAQRTKNQLRRMPELMFFLDDSLEYIDGIEKSLKGKDNPIDNPDLLEKRKKA
- a CDS encoding ABC transporter permease, translated to MNFPLYIAKRYVRSKSKQSAVNIINLVTFCVIVIGSAALFIVLSGFSGLKTYSLSYTNSFDPDLKALPATGKFFNITPEQEQKLQALNGITAYAKELEDRVYLTHKQKDHIAYIKGVDQNYTKVTGIDSTLYVGNWFNEQQVVAGIGIANLLSLSINNYRSPLEILVPRAGTQSLTQQGPNAKFFNTIPVVISGVYAVEADLDSKYIFANLAQVQALLEKESTQISGVNFKYTNPDTAETTRKEIQAILGKNVILKNRKELNSTLYRMLNTENMATYLIFTLVLIIALFNVVGAFIMMILDQQGNSKTLYSLGTSIRELRRIYFIQGVIVTFSGGLIGVVLGSLLIWSQLLFEWLKISGDLAYPVEYLLTNVLVVLATISVLGIIASKIASSRINKTLLS